One Ostrinia nubilalis chromosome 4, ilOstNubi1.1, whole genome shotgun sequence DNA window includes the following coding sequences:
- the LOC135071405 gene encoding ionotropic receptor 75a-like codes for MNILIVFCLLFKGSEGLQREVADLSFDYFMYKDVKYLCFLSCDNAYETKLMLNKFLNTDVRLSVRRTDESKTSLEWFLRQWTVPVGVLLDLSCSESLDILEEASAKSLFDATHMWLMLLKHNETFEDLFQRLNLSVDADIVVAQYDGECHQLTDVYNFGRIQGNDLETEHLGAWGPGTGLEIKKIGFKYYRRWDFHNLTLRAVSVILEKPDVFKPEMLLDVKYTPGVAAMTKISAQLLKALMEKHNFRFNYTIVSRWIGEPVVNSTLTVTNSLYWRQQDISCTTARIFPKWLEWVDIFHPPASMLETKFYYLIPDKGVGEYENRFLTPMSPGVWWCSCGAALACALVLAVSAAMEGRPKPGLYAFFSVVAALCQQAYEDGVIFLEERFSSQGRRSTLLVIGLTSMLLYNYYTSSVVSWLLNAAAPSVASIDALISSDLELVFENVGYAKGWLANPGFYYFSGFKNPKEDELREKKVIQAQRTTPIFQLPEDGMNLVRKGVYAYHTEPYTASQVVARSFEERELCALGSLQMMPPAPVYIMAQKRSPYGQFFIWSLMRLSERGHYTASQARVGGAMPACSGRAPRALALGQAAPAFALLALLALLALLILLLEILWFKYVAVAGSCTSSPL; via the exons ATGAACATCCTCATAGTGTTTTGTTTGCTATTCAAAGGTTCAGAGGGACTGCAGCGTGAAGTGGCTGATTTGTCGTTTGATTATTTCATGTATAAAGATGTGAAATACTTATGTTTTTTATCCTGCGATAATGCCTacg AAACAAAATTAATGCTCAACAAGTTTTTAAACACAGACGTAAGACTGTCAGTGCGAAGAACAGACGAATCCAAGACTTCTTTGGAATGGTTTCTCCGGCAGTGGACCGTGCCTGTTGGGGTTCTGTTAGATTTGTCTTGTAGTGAATCGCTTGACATACTTGAAGAG GCGTCGGCAAAATCATTGTTTGACGCCACTCACATGTGGCTCATGCTGTTGAAACACAACGAAACGTTTGAAGACTTGTTCCAACGACTTAACCTCAGCGTCGATGCTGACATCGTCGTGGCGCAATATGACG GGGAATGTCACCAACTCACAGACGTGTACAACTTCGGGCGCATCCAGGGAAACGACCTGGAGACGGAGCACCTCGGCGCCTGGGGACCTGGCACAG gtttagaaataaaaaagattGGTTTCAAATATTATAGGCGTTGGGATTTCCACAATTTGACGCTTCGTGCTGTATCAGTG ATCCTAGAAAAACCGGATGTCTTCAAACCAGAGATGCTACTGGACGTAAAATACACCCCTGGTGTCGCCGCTATGACTAAAATATCGGCGCAATTATTGAAGGCTCTGATGGAGAAGCATAACTTCag GTTTAATTACACAATAGTTAGCCGATGGATTGGTGAGCCAGTGGTGAACTCAACTTTG ACAGTGACCAACTCTCTGTACTGGCGCCAGCAAGACATCTCGTGCACCACCGCGAGGATCTTCCCCAAGTGGCTGGAGTGGGTCGACATCTTCCACCCTCCGGCTTCCATGCTTGA GACGAAGTTCTACTACTTGATCCCGGACAAAGGCGTGGGCGAGTACGAGAACCGCTTCCTGACGCCGATGTCCCCCGGGGTGTGGTGGTGCTCCTGCGGCGCGGCGCTGGCCTGCGCGCTGGTGCTGGCGGTGTCCGCCGCCATGGAAGGCCGGCCCAAGCCCGGGTTATACGCCTTCTTTAGTGTGGTCGCTGCGCTGTGCCAGCAGG catACGAAGATGGCGTTATCTTCTTAGAAGAAAGGTTTTCAAGTCAAG GGCGCCGCAGCACGCTGCTGGTGATCGGGCTGACGAGCATGCTGCTGTACAACTACTACACCAGCAGCGTGGTGTCGTGGCTGCTCAACGCCGCTGCTCCTAGCGTCGCCTCCATAGACGCACTTATCTCCAGCGACCTTGAGCTGGTCTTCGAGAACGTTGGCTACGCGAAGGGATGGCTTGCT aACCCTGGATTCTACTACTTCAGTGGCTTCAAGAATCCGAAAGAAGATGAATTAAGAGAGAAGAAAGTGATTCAAGCGCAAAGAACTACACCTATCTTTCAGTTGCCTGAAGACGGCATGAATCTAGTTCGCAAAGGCG TGTACGCGTACCACACGGAGCCGTACACCGCGAGCCAGGTGGTGGCGCGCTCGTTCGAGGAGCGCGAGCTGTGCGCGCTGGGCTCGCTGCAGATGATGCCGCCCGCGCCCGTCTACATCATGGCCCAGAAGCGCAGCCCCTACGGACAGTTCTTCATTTGGAG CCTAATGCGTTTGTCCGAGCGCGGGCACTACACGGCGTCGCAGGCGCGCGTGGGCGGCGCGATGCCCGCGTGCTCGGGCCGGGCGCCGCGCGCGCTCGCGCTGGGCCAGGCGGCGCCCGCCTTCGCGCTGCTGGCGCTGCTCGCCTTGCTGGCGCTGCTCATACTGCTGCTCGAGATACTGTGGTTCAAGTACGTAGCTGTTGCTGGCAGTTGCACCAGCAGTCCTCTTTGA